In one Dermacentor variabilis isolate Ectoservices chromosome 4, ASM5094787v1, whole genome shotgun sequence genomic region, the following are encoded:
- the LOC142577763 gene encoding uncharacterized protein LOC142577763: MRATPHPCALLLALLCLCSAPWRFMRQYVSAYDPCVYPGAHLEAMFRCTMKSLPDDVTAEMEAILNRIPGLEVSEILDLMCKANRRSGIVMYEEFLNELKEEDQERTNIGVQNCLSSVNKEFGFAN, translated from the exons ATGCGGGCCACGCCACACCCGTGCGCTTTGCTCCTGGCGTTGCTCTGCCTCTGCTCAGCACCATGGAGGTTTATGCGCCAATATGTGAGCGCCTACGACCCATGTG TTTACCCGGGAGCCCACCTCGAAGCGATGTTCCGCTGCACAATGAAGTCGTTGCCAGATGAC GTAACAGCTGAGATGGAGGCCATTCTGAACCGCATTCCAGGCCTAGAGGTTAGCGAAATCCTTGATTTGATGTGCAAGGCCAACCGGCGGTCGGGAATCGTCATG TACGAGGAATTCCTTAACGAGCTTAAG gaAGAAGACCAAGAGCGAACCAACATAGGCGTGCAAAATTGCCTCTCCAGCGTCAACAAAGAATTCGGCTTCGCGAATTAA